From the genome of Ornithobacterium rhinotracheale, one region includes:
- a CDS encoding restriction endonuclease, with product MNHWTKLSIEYANQRSYLDDLFQVYPTIPDGIRGINEILWKDIEEAFDKKDNATLITELLKLDLFPIKDSYIAYLKRDKTAITRNPRTVNRICGRLYEMGIDKIFERCSEPKETNRQIGPMFRNWLRNKSLGIEPVKLCDFMDNEDDAILDAGDAGMMKFAREYLGYNHNKGLDFVGRFNKKYVIGEAKFLTDFGGHQNAQFNDAIQTIQTKDVNAIKIAILDGVLFIKGRNKMYKAITETYKNENILSALVLREFLYQI from the coding sequence ATGAATCACTGGACAAAACTTAGTATTGAATATGCAAATCAAAGATCATATTTAGATGATTTATTTCAAGTCTACCCAACAATTCCTGATGGAATTAGAGGTATAAATGAAATCCTTTGGAAGGATATAGAAGAGGCTTTTGATAAAAAAGATAACGCTACCTTGATTACAGAATTGTTAAAACTTGACCTTTTCCCTATTAAGGATAGTTATATAGCATATTTGAAAAGAGATAAAACGGCAATTACAAGAAATCCACGAACAGTTAATCGAATATGTGGGCGTTTATATGAGATGGGAATAGACAAAATATTCGAGAGATGTAGTGAACCTAAAGAAACTAATAGGCAAATTGGACCTATGTTTAGGAATTGGTTAAGAAACAAATCACTTGGAATAGAGCCTGTTAAACTATGTGATTTTATGGATAATGAAGATGATGCAATTCTTGATGCAGGTGATGCGGGAATGATGAAATTTGCCAGAGAATATTTGGGGTATAATCATAATAAAGGATTAGATTTTGTAGGACGTTTTAATAAAAAATATGTAATAGGAGAAGCCAAGTTTTTAACAGATTTTGGCGGTCATCAAAATGCTCAATTTAATGATGCTATTCAGACTATTCAAACGAAAGATGTGAATGCTATAAAAATTGCTATATTAGACGGTGTTTTATTTATAAAAGGAAGAAACAAAATGTATAAGGCTATCACAGAGACCTATAA
- a CDS encoding DUF1896 domain-containing protein, whose product MATQEKEISYYDLRLRELLNTSFPNLATDEEFIQARGDLAAQAYQNAFEAGNDVLECRRIANEVLFEGLYFSPFDMVYRVVSNEFDREIPDNELRSFALKMFPYCVEVFENYDIHKDFEDSPEYDQLYTELTGQIQIWIEENGVQ is encoded by the coding sequence ATGGCAACACAAGAAAAAGAAATTTCGTATTACGATTTACGACTAAGAGAATTATTAAACACCAGTTTTCCTAATCTGGCAACTGATGAGGAATTTATCCAAGCAAGGGGTGATTTAGCAGCACAGGCATATCAAAATGCGTTTGAAGCGGGAAATGATGTGTTAGAATGTCGGCGAATTGCAAATGAAGTTTTATTTGAAGGCTTGTACTTTTCACCATTTGATATGGTATATCGCGTAGTAAGCAATGAGTTTGATAGAGAAATACCCGACAATGAATTACGCTCATTTGCTTTAAAAATGTTTCCGTACTGTGTAGAAGTTTTTGAAAACTACGATATACACAAAGATTTTGAGGACAGTCCCGAATACGATCAACTTTACACAGAATTGACAGGACAAATTCAAATATGGATTGAAGAAAATGGCGTTCAATAA
- a CDS encoding topoisomerase C-terminal repeat-containing protein, with the protein MKDYTQKITEDFLAMEIEGVASPTLVCPVCKKQSVRLYEKVAKCMEDDCEWLFFKNVCGKQVNDQAVMALLENGKTTLLKGLKNKAGKSFDAYLALQEDGSTAFEFPPRSKNKKGRRKRK; encoded by the coding sequence ATGAAAGATTATACCCAAAAAATTACAGAAGATTTTTTAGCGATGGAAATCGAAGGGGTTGCTTCACCAACATTGGTTTGCCCTGTATGTAAAAAGCAAAGCGTTCGCCTATACGAGAAAGTTGCTAAATGTATGGAAGATGATTGCGAATGGTTATTCTTTAAAAATGTCTGTGGAAAACAGGTAAATGATCAAGCCGTAATGGCATTATTAGAAAATGGAAAAACAACGCTTTTAAAAGGATTAAAAAACAAAGCAGGAAAAAGTTTTGATGCTTATTTAGCACTACAAGAAGATGGTTCTACGGCTTTTGAGTTTCCGCCTCGCTCTAAAAATAAAAAAGGAAGACGAAAACGAAAGTAA